From Actinoplanes oblitus, a single genomic window includes:
- a CDS encoding sensor domain-containing diguanylate cyclase, with amino-acid sequence MTELISFMTKDTPSVQHVLDLMTPHLVEIAGLTAATVFELDSETGMMAGTAQFGEPGRRDQMVAGKVFRAAAGGPPVVSGQQMAIRLRIGGQTVGVLLLTGERLAELRQDTISTVALHFATTLQGLFAEKARQFVAHTSATIQELFEKGMTAGSVEEAAELLTHSCATAFRTEHAGLHLIDNDGRIRYVYSVGCPDEIRQQLETNLVGKSAIESPVWRSTVESGEPVLVNNAASTKTRPGGMAQTLGLGSFIAMPLMSGFGAVGMVLCGDSSGVRDWSARDRILAQQLAAEGALIMDSARMRQANQMHVEELTRQAFHDSLTGLPNRKHLLDRGEQAVEVAMATGTRLALLLLDLNGFKQVNDTIGHHAGDILLQLVGKRLDGLIRKPDLVARLGGDEFSVLVTGDPSDEAAVEVGERICARLREPFEIDGRVVQIGASIGVASFPRHATEFAALMKDADASMYEAKRGGGGVHLTP; translated from the coding sequence TTGACGGAACTGATCAGCTTCATGACCAAGGACACCCCTTCGGTCCAGCACGTGCTCGACCTGATGACTCCGCATCTGGTGGAGATCGCCGGGCTGACCGCGGCTACCGTCTTCGAGCTGGACTCGGAGACCGGCATGATGGCCGGGACCGCGCAGTTCGGTGAGCCGGGCCGGCGTGACCAGATGGTCGCCGGCAAGGTCTTCCGGGCGGCGGCCGGTGGTCCGCCGGTGGTCAGCGGGCAGCAGATGGCGATCCGGCTGCGGATCGGCGGGCAGACCGTCGGCGTGCTGCTGCTCACCGGTGAGCGGCTGGCCGAGCTGCGGCAGGACACCATCTCGACTGTCGCGCTGCACTTCGCCACCACGCTGCAGGGGCTGTTCGCGGAGAAGGCCCGGCAGTTCGTGGCGCACACCAGCGCCACCATCCAGGAGCTGTTCGAGAAGGGCATGACAGCGGGCAGCGTGGAGGAGGCGGCCGAGCTGCTCACCCACTCGTGCGCCACCGCGTTCCGCACCGAGCACGCCGGCCTGCACCTGATCGACAACGACGGGCGGATCCGCTACGTCTACAGCGTCGGCTGCCCGGACGAGATCCGGCAGCAGCTGGAGACCAACCTGGTCGGCAAGTCGGCGATCGAGTCGCCGGTCTGGCGCAGCACCGTCGAGTCCGGCGAGCCGGTGCTGGTGAACAACGCGGCCAGCACCAAGACCCGGCCCGGCGGGATGGCGCAGACGCTCGGCCTGGGCTCGTTCATCGCGATGCCGCTGATGTCCGGTTTCGGCGCTGTCGGCATGGTGCTGTGCGGCGACTCGTCAGGTGTCCGCGACTGGAGCGCCCGGGACCGGATCCTGGCCCAGCAGCTCGCCGCCGAAGGCGCGCTGATCATGGACAGCGCCCGGATGCGCCAGGCCAACCAGATGCACGTCGAGGAGCTCACCCGGCAGGCGTTCCACGACTCGCTGACCGGCCTGCCGAACCGCAAGCACCTGCTGGACCGCGGCGAGCAGGCGGTCGAGGTGGCGATGGCCACCGGCACCCGGCTGGCCCTGCTGCTGCTCGACCTGAACGGCTTCAAGCAGGTCAACGACACCATCGGCCACCACGCCGGCGACATCCTGCTGCAGCTGGTCGGCAAGCGGCTGGACGGCCTGATCCGCAAGCCGGACCTGGTCGCCCGCCTCGGCGGCGACGAGTTCTCGGTACTGGTCACCGGCGACCCGAGCGACGAGGCAGCGGTCGAGGTCGGCGAACGCATCTGTGCCCGCCTGCGCGAGCCGTTCGAGATCGACGGCCGCGTGGTCCAGATCGGCGCCAGCATCGGCGTCGCCTCGTTCCCCCGCCACGCCACCGAGTTCGCCGCCCTGATGAAGGACGCCGACGCCTCGATGTACGAGGCCAAACGCGGCGGCGGCGGGGTCCACCTGACGCCTTAG
- a CDS encoding glycoside hydrolase family 6 protein, giving the protein MRPISTRARALTAAAAVSALAGAGAVAIATDASAAAGCRVDYAVNQWSTGFTGNVTVTNLGDPISGGWNVTWAFPGNQTITQGWSATITQSGQNVTATNPSWSASLGTNATANFGFNANYSGTNTAPSTFKLNGVACTGTVPNSPPPSSPSSPPPSSPSSSPSTSPSVPTDPGTKVDNPYANAKGYVNPEWKAKADAEPGGSRVSNNPTAVWLDRIAAIAGTDSSSSNGSMGLRDHLDAALAQGAGYIQLVIYNLPGRDCAALASNGELGPDDLPRYKSEYIDPIAAIEGDAKYKNLRIINIVEIDSLPNLVTNTSGQAGGTAMCDTMKANGGYVQGIGYALNKLGAIGNVYNYVDAAHHGWIGWDSNFGPTADIMLQAAKASGNVNNVTGFITNTANYSALQEPYIQPTVTVGGQNIRQSKWIDWNQYTDELTFAQAFRTKLVSIGFNSNIGMLIDTSRNGWGGSARPTKASTSTDINTYVNESRIDRRIHAGNWCNQAGAGLGERPKAAPASGIDAYVWVKPPGESDGSSSLIPNDEGKGFDRMCDPTYTGNARNGNSMSGALPNAPISGAWFSAQFQQLMANAYPPLS; this is encoded by the coding sequence ATGAGACCCATTTCCACCCGGGCCCGTGCCCTCACGGCAGCCGCCGCCGTGAGTGCCCTGGCCGGTGCCGGTGCGGTCGCCATCGCGACCGACGCCAGCGCGGCCGCCGGTTGTCGCGTCGACTACGCGGTGAACCAGTGGAGCACTGGTTTCACCGGCAACGTGACCGTCACCAACCTCGGTGACCCCATCTCCGGCGGCTGGAACGTCACCTGGGCCTTCCCCGGGAACCAGACGATCACCCAGGGCTGGAGCGCCACGATCACCCAGTCCGGGCAGAACGTCACCGCGACGAACCCGTCCTGGTCCGCGTCGCTGGGCACCAACGCCACGGCGAACTTCGGTTTCAACGCGAACTACTCGGGCACCAACACCGCGCCGTCGACGTTCAAGCTCAACGGCGTCGCCTGCACGGGCACCGTCCCCAACTCGCCGCCGCCGTCGAGCCCGAGCTCCCCGCCGCCGTCGTCGCCGTCGAGCAGCCCGTCCACCAGCCCGTCGGTCCCCACCGACCCGGGCACCAAGGTCGACAACCCGTACGCGAACGCGAAGGGCTACGTCAACCCGGAGTGGAAGGCGAAGGCCGACGCCGAGCCCGGTGGCAGCCGCGTCTCGAACAACCCGACGGCCGTCTGGCTGGACCGGATCGCCGCCATCGCGGGCACCGACAGCAGCAGCTCGAACGGCTCGATGGGCCTGCGTGACCACCTGGACGCCGCGCTCGCCCAGGGTGCCGGCTACATCCAGCTGGTCATCTACAACCTGCCCGGCCGCGACTGCGCCGCGCTCGCCTCGAACGGTGAGCTCGGTCCGGACGACCTGCCGCGCTACAAGAGCGAGTACATCGACCCGATCGCCGCGATCGAGGGCGACGCGAAGTACAAGAACCTGCGCATCATCAACATCGTCGAGATCGACTCGCTGCCGAACCTCGTCACCAACACCTCCGGCCAGGCCGGCGGCACGGCGATGTGCGACACGATGAAGGCCAACGGCGGGTACGTGCAGGGCATCGGCTACGCCCTGAACAAGCTCGGCGCGATCGGCAACGTCTACAACTACGTGGACGCGGCGCACCACGGCTGGATCGGCTGGGACTCGAACTTCGGCCCGACCGCCGACATCATGCTCCAGGCCGCCAAGGCGTCCGGCAACGTCAACAACGTCACCGGCTTCATCACCAACACCGCCAACTACTCGGCGCTGCAGGAGCCGTACATCCAGCCGACCGTCACCGTCGGCGGGCAGAACATCCGGCAGTCCAAGTGGATCGACTGGAACCAGTACACCGACGAGCTGACGTTCGCTCAGGCGTTCCGTACGAAGCTGGTCTCGATCGGCTTCAACAGCAACATCGGCATGCTGATCGACACCTCCCGCAACGGCTGGGGCGGCTCGGCCCGGCCCACCAAGGCGAGCACCTCGACCGACATCAACACCTACGTCAACGAGTCGCGCATCGACCGCCGCATCCACGCCGGTAACTGGTGCAACCAGGCCGGTGCCGGTCTCGGCGAGCGCCCGAAGGCCGCCCCGGCCAGCGGTATCGACGCCTACGTCTGGGTCAAGCCCCCGGGTGAGTCCGACGGTTCCTCCTCGCTGATCCCGAACGACGAGGGCAAGGGCTTCGACCGGATGTGCGACCCGACCTACACCGGTAACGCCCGCAACGGCAACAGCATGAGCGGCGCCCTGCCGAACGCGCCGATCTCCGGCGCCTGGTTCTCCGCGCAGTTCCAGCAGCTGATGGCCAACGCCTACCCGCCGTTGTCCTGA
- a CDS encoding DUF6082 family protein codes for MAVLLVVVLVLVVPIVMIVLSGAKLDWERLADVGDTFAGASAVLSAIALVGVGASLLFQQRQIRQEFADLDRQQHVELMRMAIDNPEFIEVLDCSTVDGEHPRHEIYANLVLMYWLAIWQLGALDDGQLRMMAANMFRSPITRQWWSRVGDDWIGTRNHPERRWFMEMITAEHRIAMDRRAASPAADERPAPRNRRRPVSLSAGIAVGGLLAGWLLHARRKRSS; via the coding sequence ATGGCCGTGCTCCTGGTCGTCGTGCTGGTGCTGGTGGTGCCGATCGTGATGATCGTGCTCTCCGGCGCGAAACTCGACTGGGAGCGACTCGCGGATGTCGGTGACACGTTCGCCGGCGCATCGGCGGTGCTGTCGGCGATCGCCCTGGTCGGCGTCGGTGCCTCGCTGCTCTTCCAGCAGCGTCAGATCCGCCAGGAGTTCGCCGACCTGGATCGGCAACAGCACGTCGAATTGATGAGAATGGCGATCGACAACCCGGAGTTCATCGAGGTGCTCGACTGCTCGACGGTTGACGGGGAACACCCTCGTCACGAGATCTACGCGAACCTCGTTCTGATGTACTGGCTGGCTATTTGGCAGCTGGGCGCATTGGATGACGGCCAGTTGCGGATGATGGCCGCGAACATGTTTCGCAGTCCGATCACCAGGCAGTGGTGGTCCCGGGTCGGCGACGACTGGATCGGTACGCGGAACCACCCGGAGCGTCGTTGGTTCATGGAGATGATCACAGCGGAACACCGGATCGCCATGGATCGCCGAGCGGCCTCGCCGGCTGCTGACGAGCGGCCGGCGCCCAGGAATCGGCGGCGGCCGGTCTCCCTCTCCGCCGGTATCGCGGTCGGCGGCCTGCTGGCCGGCTGGCTTCTTCACGCCCGCCGGAAACGGTCCTCCTGA
- a CDS encoding PP2C family protein-serine/threonine phosphatase, translating into MIAEATWRVGDRLVAGAAGSVTGKRYDRNYDVVHLDARRPLAIVADGMGAGEGSAAAGRIAVETFATGFTGPDPAALRAVVQQAHSRVREKARTLRELTGCTLTALAGVPGDGPATVRVVQLGDSRAYRLRAGLLELLTVDHTVAWLGLIHGWYAATDPRAEADGYRLTRYAGHPDRPDPDVLDVALHPGDRLLLCTDGVAGQLAYQDLSRLLGAGSPAEATRSLLDATLQAGGHDNATAVVLAVP; encoded by the coding sequence GTGATCGCGGAGGCGACGTGGCGGGTCGGGGACCGGCTCGTGGCTGGCGCGGCCGGGAGCGTGACCGGGAAGCGCTACGACAGAAACTACGACGTGGTGCACCTCGACGCGCGGCGGCCGCTGGCGATCGTCGCGGACGGCATGGGCGCGGGCGAGGGGAGCGCGGCCGCCGGCCGCATCGCTGTCGAGACCTTCGCGACCGGGTTCACCGGTCCGGACCCGGCCGCGCTGCGGGCCGTTGTCCAGCAGGCCCATTCCCGGGTACGCGAGAAGGCCCGCACCCTGCGTGAGCTGACCGGGTGCACGCTGACCGCGCTCGCCGGCGTCCCGGGCGACGGCCCCGCGACGGTACGTGTCGTCCAGCTCGGCGACTCCCGTGCCTACCGCCTGCGCGCCGGCCTGCTGGAGCTGCTCACCGTCGACCACACGGTCGCCTGGCTCGGCCTGATCCACGGCTGGTACGCCGCCACCGACCCGCGCGCCGAGGCCGACGGTTACCGCCTCACCCGCTATGCCGGCCACCCGGACCGGCCGGACCCGGACGTCCTCGACGTGGCCCTGCACCCGGGCGACCGGCTGCTCCTCTGTACCGATGGGGTGGCCGGCCAGCTCGCCTACCAGGACCTATCCCGGCTGCTCGGCGCAGGCTCTCCCGCCGAGGCCACCCGGTCCCTGCTCGACGCCACCCTCCAGGCCGGCGGCCACGACAACGCCACCGCCGTAGTCCTCGCCGTCCCCTGA
- a CDS encoding RNA polymerase sigma factor has translation MTTGESGDEDIGDLFDKHSRAVYNHAFRLTGSWSLAEEITQQTFLTAWQRRDRIRLVDGSPLPWLLVTAGHHARTEQRTLTRWRNRLFRSPATEIEADPADDVAGRLDDERRMRSVLAALRELPRAEREAVALCLWSGVGYPEAAAALGVTETAVRSRVSRARARLTRLLTEPSQPAAGPPAAGARVRLTEAPEGSR, from the coding sequence ATGACCACCGGCGAGAGCGGCGACGAGGACATCGGGGACCTCTTCGACAAGCACTCCCGGGCCGTCTACAACCACGCCTTCCGGCTCACCGGCTCCTGGTCGCTGGCCGAGGAGATCACCCAGCAGACCTTCCTCACCGCCTGGCAGCGCCGCGACCGGATCCGCCTGGTCGACGGCTCGCCGCTGCCCTGGCTGCTGGTCACCGCCGGGCACCACGCCCGCACCGAGCAGCGCACCCTGACCCGCTGGCGCAACCGGCTGTTCCGCTCCCCGGCCACCGAGATCGAGGCCGATCCCGCCGACGACGTGGCCGGCCGGCTCGACGACGAACGCCGGATGCGCTCGGTGCTGGCCGCCCTCCGCGAGTTACCCCGCGCCGAGCGGGAGGCGGTCGCCCTCTGCCTCTGGTCCGGCGTGGGATACCCGGAGGCCGCGGCCGCCCTGGGCGTCACCGAGACCGCCGTCCGTAGCCGGGTCAGCCGAGCCCGGGCCCGCCTCACCCGCCTGCTCACCGAACCATCCCAGCCCGCCGCCGGGCCGCCCGCCGCCGGCGCCCGCGTCCGGCTCACCGAAGCCCCGGAGGGAAGCCGATGA
- a CDS encoding DUF3455 domain-containing protein encodes MTRTVKIASAVGALALASVAVPAGVSFAATDRAPDVADRAAAAGGSDANSATGSASGAVGGSSAGSVANSDAGSATGSASGSPSGSATGSPGGSASGSSSGSATTQEESFLGAEPLVPDAIQAPAGNVVHAVLKARGVQVYECKRGMWQPLEPAASLTGVTMSPVKKVTAVHFRGPAWVSDQDGSMVEGTDPVTAPAREAASVPQVLFKATGNRGGGLFGPVTWIQRLDPHGGAAPTTSCGGDQPIAVPYRAVYRFFTKK; translated from the coding sequence GTGACCCGTACCGTCAAGATCGCGAGCGCCGTAGGCGCCCTCGCCCTCGCCTCCGTCGCCGTGCCCGCCGGAGTGTCCTTCGCCGCCACCGACCGCGCGCCCGACGTCGCCGACCGTGCCGCCGCGGCCGGCGGCTCCGACGCGAACTCCGCCACCGGTTCCGCCAGCGGCGCCGTCGGCGGTTCGTCCGCCGGCTCCGTCGCGAACTCCGATGCCGGCTCCGCGACCGGTTCCGCCAGTGGTTCGCCCAGCGGCTCCGCCACCGGTTCGCCCGGCGGCTCCGCCAGCGGTTCGTCCAGCGGTTCCGCCACCACCCAGGAGGAGAGCTTTCTGGGGGCCGAGCCGCTCGTCCCGGACGCGATCCAGGCGCCCGCGGGCAACGTGGTGCACGCCGTTCTCAAGGCCCGCGGCGTGCAGGTCTACGAGTGCAAGCGCGGCATGTGGCAGCCCCTCGAACCGGCCGCCTCACTCACCGGCGTGACCATGAGCCCGGTCAAGAAGGTGACCGCGGTGCACTTCCGCGGTCCCGCCTGGGTCTCCGACCAGGACGGCTCCATGGTCGAGGGCACCGACCCGGTCACCGCGCCCGCCCGCGAGGCGGCAAGCGTCCCGCAGGTGCTGTTCAAGGCCACCGGCAACCGCGGCGGCGGCCTGTTCGGCCCGGTCACCTGGATCCAGCGCCTCGACCCGCACGGCGGCGCCGCCCCCACCACCTCTTGCGGCGGCGACCAACCGATCGCGGTCCCCTACCGCGCCGTCTACCGCTTCTTCACCAAGAAATAG
- a CDS encoding DUF397 domain-containing protein — translation MSTDWYKSSYSAATAACVEVAVSSDRKSVSVRDSKNPDGAILTYQAAAWQSFIQDIQEDRFRRA, via the coding sequence ATGTCCACCGATTGGTACAAGAGTTCGTATTCCGCGGCGACCGCGGCCTGCGTCGAAGTGGCCGTCTCGAGTGATCGGAAATCCGTCTCGGTCCGCGATTCCAAGAATCCGGACGGCGCGATCCTCACCTATCAGGCCGCCGCATGGCAGTCCTTCATCCAGGACATTCAGGAGGACCGTTTCCGGCGGGCGTGA
- a CDS encoding translation initiation factor III, translating to MARSKNKEGTASRVAVDIGSTGGRSVPPSAVILLVVCVLAAVWSVAMMTGPGRVGYVYFFMYAEFYMGVLTLVSLSITIMVGLVSTDRLVLSIRQRVFLQSTHRTTGVMAISSLAFHLWTKTVESHIRVIDIFIPFITPTNTLYIGLGQISGYIMVLVTWSGLIRAKFIGRGKPWMWRAIHSVSYLIWPIALVHGLSAGRAAATWVIVSYVICVLLVLIGLAVRLSVSLNRRKDFSSAAGIGAAKPSGGVVPTSSAPRNRWGGGGRDREPTGDLVQAAPSVNSWVPVAPPAPPPAAPVSPAVAPISPAPVADFRELEAPAPRQRRVEDDRYDERYDEPTRPMSRRDFEDERYDEPAPRGRRRDDDYYDDGPRPRGRRSAEETGTRLRMEDTGARLRMEDTGARLRMEDSGTRLRMEDTGTRMRMDDTGTRLRRDEVTDTGTRMRRYADDDVYEERPRGRRRADDEPRYEDVPRQRAPRYDEDDEPRGGRRRADDGRHSRSEFVDLADDDTLVDTSARRSRRPSSDVVRGGGAPARRGRAGRDDDEAYFSQLRGDVN from the coding sequence ATGGCCCGGTCGAAGAACAAAGAAGGCACCGCGAGTAGGGTCGCGGTCGACATCGGCTCCACCGGTGGTCGTTCGGTGCCCCCGAGCGCGGTCATCCTGCTGGTGGTCTGTGTCCTGGCGGCAGTCTGGTCGGTCGCGATGATGACCGGGCCGGGCCGCGTCGGTTACGTGTACTTCTTCATGTACGCCGAGTTCTACATGGGTGTCCTCACCCTGGTGTCGCTCTCGATCACCATCATGGTCGGGCTGGTCTCCACCGACCGCCTGGTCCTCTCCATCAGGCAGCGGGTGTTCCTGCAGTCCACCCACCGGACCACCGGCGTGATGGCGATCTCCTCGCTCGCCTTCCACCTCTGGACCAAGACCGTCGAGTCGCACATCCGCGTGATCGACATCTTCATCCCGTTCATCACGCCGACCAACACGCTGTACATCGGGCTGGGGCAGATCTCCGGCTACATCATGGTGCTGGTCACCTGGAGCGGCCTGATCCGCGCCAAGTTCATCGGCCGCGGCAAGCCGTGGATGTGGCGGGCGATCCACTCGGTGTCGTACCTGATCTGGCCGATCGCCCTGGTCCACGGCCTGAGCGCGGGCCGCGCCGCGGCGACCTGGGTGATCGTCAGCTACGTGATCTGCGTCCTGCTGGTGCTGATCGGCCTGGCCGTCCGGCTGTCGGTGAGCCTGAACCGGCGCAAGGACTTCTCCTCCGCGGCCGGGATCGGCGCCGCCAAGCCGTCCGGCGGCGTGGTGCCCACCTCCAGCGCGCCGCGTAACCGCTGGGGCGGTGGCGGCCGGGACCGCGAGCCCACCGGCGACCTGGTGCAGGCCGCGCCGAGCGTGAACAGCTGGGTTCCGGTCGCCCCGCCGGCCCCGCCGCCGGCGGCGCCGGTCAGCCCGGCCGTCGCGCCGATCAGCCCGGCGCCGGTCGCCGACTTCCGCGAGCTGGAGGCGCCGGCCCCGCGTCAGCGCCGCGTGGAGGACGATCGCTACGACGAGCGCTACGACGAGCCGACCCGGCCGATGTCGCGCCGGGACTTCGAGGACGAGCGGTACGACGAGCCGGCCCCGCGCGGCCGCCGCCGTGACGACGACTACTACGACGACGGCCCGCGCCCGCGTGGCCGCCGCTCGGCGGAGGAGACCGGCACGCGGCTCCGGATGGAGGACACCGGGGCTCGCCTCCGGATGGAGGACACCGGGGCTCGCCTCCGGATGGAGGACTCCGGAACGCGCCTGCGCATGGAGGACACCGGCACCCGGATGCGGATGGACGACACCGGGACGCGGCTGCGTCGCGACGAGGTGACCGACACCGGCACCCGGATGCGCCGCTACGCCGACGACGACGTCTACGAGGAGCGGCCGCGGGGCCGCCGCCGCGCCGACGACGAGCCGCGGTACGAGGACGTGCCGCGCCAGCGCGCCCCCCGCTACGACGAGGACGACGAGCCCCGCGGTGGCCGCCGCCGCGCCGACGACGGCCGGCACAGCCGCAGCGAGTTCGTCGACCTGGCCGACGACGACACCCTTGTCGACACGTCCGCCCGCCGCTCCCGCCGCCCGTCCAGCGACGTGGTCCGCGGCGGTGGCGCCCCGGCCCGCCGTGGTCGTGCCGGTCGCGACGACGACGAGGCGTACTTCTCGCAGCTGCGCGGTGACGTGAATTGA
- a CDS encoding glycine--tRNA ligase, which produces MLTMQEALARLTAYWTEQGCLIVQPMNTEVGAGTLNPATFLRVLGPEPWRVVYAEPSVRPDDSRYGENPNRLQTHTQLQVILKPDPGNPQELYLGSLAALGIDVAAHDVRFVEDNWASPALGAWGLGWEVWLDGLEITQFTYFQQAGGLNLDPVSVEITYGIERIIMALQEKQHFKEIEYAPGVSYGEVFGQAEYEMSRYYLDDADIETNRRLLDLYAGEAQRMIDAGLPVPAHSYVLKCSQAFNVLDARGAVSTAERAAEFARMRRLAGEVATLWVARRGELEHPLGLVTPPAPARTPAAAQTGDRPRTLVFEIGTEELPPAELRSAREQLLRLVTEGLAGTRLEHGEIRVFGTPRRLIAVVQAVAAREEDHVRTVKGPRAGAPDKAIEGFARGHGVSREDLEIEDPGTGVPHLVLRRNEPGRAAPQVLADVLAKVVGGLRAAKNMRWNDPRLAFSRPLRWLTALWGDDVVPVTVGTLAAGRQTRLLRTAVPPVADIASAETFLETLGVNGIVADHEDRRELIAVGAQDLVYPDGTIDVRGEAALIDQITDLVEQPLPLLGTFDEGYLTLPDAVLTTVMRKHQRYLPVRDEDGKLLPMFVTVANGPVDVDLVRTGNEAVLRARYEDARFFYRADLDTPLADMRARLARLTFTDKLGSMADRAGRIGVLARLLGDRLGLGSPALDRAAELVKFDLGAQLVTEMTSLAGVMARDYALHAGESRAVAEAVFEAELPRNTGDALPRTIPGALLSLADRLDLVAGLAATVGLPTGSSDPFAVRRAVLGLLAVHRSTPEFATLSLVDALALATQPVPVPGEVLAAVGDFLAKRLEQALTEEGHPVDRVRAVLPHFARPSVADTLLAQLAGAVGDATFAAVAAAIQRARRIVPAGTTAGYDVSVLKEPAELALHDAVTAVTLPPVPDLPLFVAATAGLVDPVNRFFDDILVMAEDPGIRAARLGLLATVRDLGEGLLDWPQLRL; this is translated from the coding sequence ATGCTCACCATGCAGGAAGCTCTGGCCCGCCTCACGGCGTATTGGACGGAGCAGGGATGCCTGATCGTCCAGCCGATGAACACCGAGGTCGGGGCGGGGACGCTGAACCCGGCCACCTTCTTGCGGGTGCTCGGTCCGGAGCCGTGGCGGGTGGTCTACGCCGAGCCGTCGGTGCGGCCCGACGACTCGCGGTACGGGGAGAACCCGAACCGGCTGCAGACGCACACCCAGCTCCAGGTGATCCTGAAGCCCGACCCGGGCAACCCGCAGGAGCTCTACCTGGGCAGCCTGGCCGCGCTCGGCATCGACGTGGCCGCGCACGACGTGCGGTTCGTCGAGGACAACTGGGCCTCCCCCGCGCTCGGCGCCTGGGGGCTGGGCTGGGAGGTCTGGCTGGACGGGCTGGAGATCACCCAGTTCACGTACTTCCAGCAGGCCGGCGGGCTGAACCTCGATCCGGTGTCCGTGGAGATCACCTACGGCATCGAGCGGATCATCATGGCGCTGCAGGAGAAGCAGCACTTCAAGGAGATCGAGTACGCGCCGGGCGTCAGTTACGGCGAGGTCTTCGGCCAGGCCGAGTACGAGATGTCCCGCTACTACCTGGACGACGCCGACATCGAGACGAACCGGCGGCTGCTGGATCTCTACGCCGGCGAGGCGCAGCGGATGATCGACGCCGGGCTGCCGGTGCCCGCGCACAGCTACGTGCTCAAGTGCTCGCAGGCGTTCAACGTGCTGGACGCGCGGGGTGCGGTCTCCACCGCCGAGCGGGCCGCCGAGTTCGCCCGGATGCGCCGCCTGGCCGGTGAGGTCGCCACCCTGTGGGTGGCCCGCCGCGGCGAGCTGGAGCACCCGCTCGGCCTGGTGACCCCGCCGGCGCCGGCCCGTACCCCGGCCGCCGCGCAGACCGGCGACCGGCCGCGCACCCTGGTCTTCGAGATCGGCACCGAGGAGCTGCCGCCGGCCGAGCTGCGCAGCGCCCGCGAGCAGCTGCTGCGCCTGGTCACCGAGGGGCTGGCCGGCACCCGGCTGGAGCACGGGGAGATTCGGGTCTTCGGCACGCCGCGCCGGCTGATCGCCGTGGTGCAGGCGGTGGCCGCCCGCGAAGAGGACCACGTCCGGACCGTGAAGGGGCCGAGGGCCGGGGCTCCGGACAAGGCGATCGAGGGTTTCGCCCGCGGGCACGGCGTGTCCCGGGAGGACCTGGAGATCGAGGATCCCGGCACCGGCGTACCCCACCTGGTCCTGCGCAGGAACGAGCCGGGACGCGCGGCGCCGCAGGTCCTCGCGGACGTCCTCGCGAAGGTCGTCGGCGGCCTGCGGGCCGCCAAGAACATGCGGTGGAACGACCCGAGACTGGCCTTCAGCCGCCCGCTGCGCTGGCTCACCGCGCTCTGGGGCGACGACGTGGTGCCGGTGACCGTCGGCACCCTGGCGGCCGGCCGGCAGACCCGGCTGCTGCGCACCGCCGTCCCGCCGGTCGCCGACATCGCCTCGGCCGAGACCTTCCTGGAGACGCTCGGGGTCAACGGCATCGTCGCCGACCACGAGGACCGGCGCGAGCTGATCGCCGTCGGCGCACAGGACCTGGTCTACCCGGACGGCACGATCGACGTACGCGGCGAGGCGGCGCTGATCGACCAGATCACCGACCTGGTGGAGCAGCCGTTGCCGCTGCTCGGCACGTTCGACGAGGGCTACCTGACGCTGCCGGACGCGGTGCTGACCACGGTGATGCGCAAGCACCAGCGGTACCTGCCGGTCCGCGACGAGGACGGCAAGCTGCTGCCGATGTTCGTCACGGTGGCGAACGGCCCGGTCGACGTCGACCTGGTCCGGACCGGCAACGAGGCGGTGCTGCGCGCCCGGTACGAGGACGCCCGGTTCTTCTACCGCGCCGACCTGGACACCCCGCTCGCCGACATGCGGGCCCGGCTGGCCCGGCTCACCTTCACCGACAAGCTCGGCTCGATGGCCGACCGGGCGGGGCGCATCGGCGTCCTGGCCCGGCTGCTGGGTGACCGGCTCGGCCTCGGGTCGCCGGCCCTGGACCGCGCCGCCGAGCTGGTCAAGTTCGATCTGGGCGCGCAGCTGGTGACCGAGATGACCAGCCTGGCCGGGGTGATGGCGCGGGACTACGCGTTGCACGCCGGTGAGTCCCGGGCGGTCGCCGAGGCGGTCTTCGAGGCGGAGCTGCCACGCAACACCGGTGACGCGCTGCCGCGCACCATCCCGGGCGCGCTGCTGTCCCTCGCCGACCGGCTCGACCTGGTGGCCGGCCTGGCCGCGACGGTCGGGCTGCCGACCGGTTCCAGCGACCCGTTCGCGGTGCGCCGGGCGGTGCTCGGCCTGCTCGCCGTGCACCGGTCGACGCCCGAGTTCGCCACCCTGTCGCTGGTGGACGCGCTGGCTCTGGCCACCCAGCCGGTGCCGGTCCCCGGGGAGGTGCTGGCCGCGGTCGGCGACTTCCTCGCCAAGCGCCTGGAGCAGGCGCTGACCGAGGAGGGTCACCCGGTCGACCGGGTCCGGGCGGTGCTGCCGCACTTCGCCCGGCCGTCGGTGGCCGACACGCTGCTCGCGCAGCTCGCCGGCGCGGTCGGGGACGCGACGTTCGCCGCGGTCGCGGCGGCGATCCAGCGGGCCCGGCGGATCGTCCCGGCGGGGACCACCGCGGGGTACGACGTGAGCGTCCTCAAGGAGCCCGCCGAGCTGGCCCTGCACGACGCGGTCACCGCCGTCACGCTTCCGCCGGTGCCGGACCTGCCACTGTTCGTCGCGGCCACCGCGGGCCTGGTCGACCCGGTGAACCGGTTCTTCGACGACATCCTGGTGATGGCCGAGGACCCCGGCATCCGAGCCGCCCGGCTCGGGCTGCTGGCCACGGTCCGCGACCTCGGGGAGGGGCTGCTGGACTGGCCGCAGCTGCGCCTCTGA